Proteins from a genomic interval of Paenibacillus lentus:
- a CDS encoding sensor histidine kinase, producing the protein MSRLKQIRSRIRSAAAPRSLRIQLLSRSLLVLAVLLLLIGAFQYVIMKDFLYRNQAETMSSQSHGLPKDLFGIPGRVPEHWNLNNINSPDRRPLVFLPDMSIAYISENGEFIDWTGAAAGMVSPQLSADKYAALQEQFEQRVHGEYKVVQDKTGREQLVVFRPAGGPGAPAGLIQIGKDTAPLQSIVLRQLLIFITLSAIALACGLMLYLPLLRRTLHPLNRMVRTVEHINAGNLGIRFPSRQGQSEIDALAQSFNGMLERLEISFEGEREAKEQMRRFIADASHELRTPLTSIHGFLEVLLRGAAANPEHLQTSLKSMLGESTRMKMLVEDLLLLAKLDRQPVLELHETRLDSLISEMEPHLRMLAKQRTVRFVLTGGVKGMYDANAIKQVILNLFSNAVQHTDPEQGLVTATLTTTLKEAILSIRDNGCGIPPEHLPHVFDRFYRSDASRTRSQGGAGLGLAITQSIVEAHGGQIQVFSSSGEGTTFKVSLPLNRPS; encoded by the coding sequence ATGAGCAGACTAAAACAGATCCGCAGTCGTATTCGGAGTGCCGCCGCCCCTCGCTCTCTCCGAATTCAACTATTGTCCCGTTCCTTACTCGTCCTTGCTGTACTGCTTCTCCTAATCGGTGCGTTTCAATATGTGATTATGAAAGATTTCCTGTATCGGAATCAGGCAGAAACGATGAGCTCTCAAAGTCACGGGCTTCCGAAGGATCTTTTCGGTATTCCCGGACGTGTTCCCGAACACTGGAATCTCAACAATATAAATTCCCCAGATCGAAGACCGCTGGTCTTCCTCCCTGACATGTCGATTGCTTATATTTCGGAAAACGGGGAGTTCATCGATTGGACGGGGGCAGCGGCGGGAATGGTATCGCCTCAACTATCCGCCGATAAATATGCCGCTCTGCAAGAGCAATTTGAACAGAGAGTTCACGGCGAATACAAAGTCGTTCAGGATAAGACGGGCCGAGAGCAGCTCGTCGTATTTCGCCCGGCTGGAGGGCCTGGCGCCCCGGCCGGGCTCATCCAAATTGGCAAGGATACCGCGCCGCTGCAGAGCATCGTTCTGCGCCAGCTCCTAATCTTCATTACCTTGTCCGCGATCGCGCTTGCCTGCGGCCTGATGCTCTATTTGCCATTGCTGCGCCGAACACTGCACCCGCTGAACCGCATGGTTCGCACCGTAGAACATATTAATGCCGGAAATCTGGGCATTCGATTCCCTTCCAGGCAAGGACAATCGGAGATTGACGCTCTTGCCCAGTCGTTCAACGGCATGCTCGAGCGGCTAGAGATCTCTTTCGAGGGAGAACGGGAAGCGAAGGAGCAGATGCGTCGCTTTATCGCTGATGCTTCGCATGAGCTGCGCACACCGCTCACATCCATTCACGGATTTCTGGAAGTGCTCCTGCGCGGGGCAGCAGCAAATCCAGAGCATTTGCAGACCTCCCTCAAAAGCATGCTCGGCGAGTCCACACGCATGAAAATGCTGGTCGAGGATCTGTTGCTGCTCGCCAAACTGGATCGTCAGCCCGTATTGGAATTACATGAAACGCGACTGGATTCGCTCATTTCGGAAATGGAGCCTCATTTGCGCATGCTGGCGAAGCAGCGAACCGTGCGCTTTGTCCTAACCGGAGGAGTAAAGGGAATGTACGACGCCAACGCGATCAAACAGGTTATCCTGAATCTGTTCAGCAATGCCGTACAGCATACTGATCCCGAACAGGGATTAGTGACCGCAACGCTAACTACTACCCTCAAGGAGGCCATACTATCTATCCGCGATAACGGCTGCGGCATTCCGCCAGAGCATCTACCGCATGTCTTCGACCGCTTCTATCGCAGCGACGCTTCGCGGACGAGAAGCCAAGGAGGAGCCGGTCTTGGCCTCGCCATCACCCAGTCGATCGTGGAAGCGCATGGCGGGCAAATTCAGGTCTTTAGCTCATCTGGGGAAGGCACAACCTTTAAAGTGAGTTTGCCACTGAATAGGCCGAGCTAA
- a CDS encoding type II toxin-antitoxin system PemK/MazF family toxin — protein MRNEQNHNHQRSTGLTKAASPRIKALQKLKEEQINEWKPLKIEMAQYWIEHEKIQMKRRMVRGAIHFCNFGENIGCEQNEERPVIVVSNNTVNSTSGNVIVVPLTKNLKTRTSPKTGQPILTKEGKPIPRFQSHYFLFKSKYDFLAFDSAAKTEEATSVSKIRLKEHLGNLDDEDMNRLENRLKWTLGF, from the coding sequence ATGAGAAATGAACAGAATCACAATCATCAACGTAGCACTGGACTCACAAAAGCAGCCAGTCCCCGCATCAAAGCGCTGCAAAAATTAAAAGAAGAACAAATTAATGAGTGGAAACCGCTCAAAATCGAAATGGCGCAATATTGGATTGAGCATGAAAAAATCCAAATGAAACGTAGAATGGTCCGAGGCGCAATCCACTTCTGCAATTTTGGTGAAAACATCGGCTGTGAACAAAACGAAGAACGGCCTGTCATCGTCGTTTCCAACAACACGGTCAACTCGACTTCCGGCAACGTTATCGTAGTCCCATTGACCAAAAACTTAAAAACACGCACCAGCCCGAAAACCGGACAGCCGATTTTAACAAAGGAAGGCAAGCCGATTCCGCGCTTTCAGAGCCATTATTTTCTGTTCAAAAGCAAATATGACTTCCTAGCCTTCGACTCCGCGGCAAAAACGGAGGAAGCTACGTCCGTCAGCAAAATCCGCTTGAAGGAGCATCTGGGTAATTTGGATGACGAAGACATGAACCGCCTGGAGAACCGGCTCAAATGGACGCTTGGATTTTAA
- a CDS encoding manganese-dependent inorganic pyrophosphatase — MDKVLIFGHKNPDTDTICSAIAYADLKSKLGWNVEPVALGAVNGETKFALERFGFKAPRVVESVAGEVKDVILVDHNERQQSVSDIDQVRVVEVVDHHRIANFETSGPLYYRAEPVGCTATILNKLYKENGIAVPADIAGLMLSAIISDSLLFKSPTCTEQDVAAARELAEIAGVNAEEYGLDMLKAGADLSDKSIEDLITLDAKEFDMGSSKVEIAQVNAVDVNDVLSRQAELETALAAIVEKKGLDLFLFVVTDILNNDSVGVAVGKDAAAVEEAYGVKLVDNKAVLKGVVSRKSQIVPVLTDIFNKR; from the coding sequence ATGGACAAAGTATTGATTTTCGGTCACAAAAATCCGGATACGGATACGATTTGTTCCGCAATCGCCTACGCGGATCTGAAATCCAAGCTCGGCTGGAATGTAGAGCCTGTCGCCCTGGGAGCTGTGAACGGGGAAACGAAGTTCGCTTTAGAGCGTTTCGGATTCAAGGCTCCACGTGTTGTTGAGAGCGTGGCGGGAGAAGTGAAGGATGTCATTCTCGTGGATCACAATGAGCGTCAGCAGAGCGTTTCCGATATCGATCAGGTTCGAGTTGTGGAGGTTGTTGACCATCACCGTATAGCCAACTTCGAGACAAGCGGTCCATTGTACTACCGTGCAGAGCCAGTTGGCTGTACGGCAACGATTCTGAACAAACTGTATAAAGAAAACGGCATTGCTGTTCCAGCGGATATTGCAGGGTTGATGCTGTCTGCGATTATTTCCGATTCCTTGCTGTTCAAGTCCCCGACCTGCACCGAGCAGGACGTGGCAGCTGCTCGCGAGCTTGCTGAAATCGCTGGCGTGAACGCGGAAGAATATGGCTTGGACATGCTCAAAGCGGGTGCCGATCTGAGCGACAAGTCGATCGAAGATCTCATTACCCTTGATGCGAAGGAGTTTGACATGGGCAGCTCCAAAGTAGAAATTGCCCAAGTTAATGCGGTTGATGTGAATGATGTATTGTCCCGTCAAGCGGAATTGGAGACTGCTTTGGCAGCCATCGTGGAGAAGAAGGGTCTCGATCTGTTCCTGTTCGTGGTAACGGACATTCTGAACAATGATTCCGTAGGTGTGGCGGTAGGTAAAGATGCGGCTGCGGTTGAGGAGGCTTATGGTGTCAAGCTAGTTGACAACAAAGCAGTATTGAAAGGCGTAGTCTCCCGCAAATCGCAAATCGTACCAGTTTTGACAGACATTTTCAACAAACGTTAA
- a CDS encoding SulP family inorganic anion transporter yields the protein MFKTLNIRESWFSNTRADLLSGLTVAFALIPEAIAFSLLAGVSPMVGLYASFFIAVVIAFAGGRPGMISAATGAMALLMGGLVRDYGIEYLFAATILAGIIQIIFGMLRLGKLISFLPHSVMVGFVNALAILIFMAQFTYFKGEGWIMYALVALTLVIIYVFPRVTKAIPSALAAIIIVSIITVLLGLDVKTVGDMGTITSALPSFHLPEVALTWEMLQVIFPVSLSLAVVGLLESLLTATLIDDLTDTSSDKNREMKGQGLANIVTGFFGGMAGCAMIGQSMINIKSGGRTRLSTLVSGVGLLFLIIVLGDVVKAIPMAALVGVMFMVCIGTFDWGYLKGMRRKIPYSDGFVMVITVAAVVATNNLSIGVGIGVLLSALIFAWRMAKIRIASEEQAGMKKYTVKGQMFFGTVTGFLNEFDAVNDPEQITIDFTKSHVWDHSAVQAISKVIAKYQDQNKEVQIIGLNKESTELVQRIGLFVAGKQT from the coding sequence TTGTTCAAAACATTAAATATAAGAGAGTCGTGGTTCTCGAATACTCGGGCTGACCTGCTCTCTGGTCTGACGGTTGCGTTTGCTTTAATTCCTGAAGCAATTGCATTCTCGCTACTGGCTGGGGTCAGTCCTATGGTAGGCCTCTATGCTTCTTTTTTTATCGCTGTAGTGATCGCTTTTGCTGGAGGCCGACCGGGGATGATATCGGCAGCTACAGGGGCAATGGCGCTGTTGATGGGTGGGCTCGTTCGTGATTACGGTATCGAGTATTTATTCGCGGCTACGATCCTTGCAGGCATCATTCAAATTATTTTTGGCATGCTGCGACTTGGTAAACTGATTAGTTTTCTCCCGCATTCTGTTATGGTCGGATTCGTGAATGCGTTAGCTATATTAATTTTCATGGCTCAGTTCACGTATTTTAAGGGTGAGGGCTGGATCATGTACGCTCTAGTCGCATTGACTCTCGTTATTATCTATGTGTTTCCGCGTGTGACTAAAGCAATTCCTTCGGCATTGGCGGCCATTATTATCGTGTCGATCATTACGGTGCTTCTCGGCCTGGATGTCAAAACCGTTGGAGATATGGGGACGATTACGAGTGCTTTACCATCGTTTCATCTTCCAGAGGTGGCTTTGACCTGGGAAATGCTTCAAGTCATTTTTCCAGTGTCTTTATCATTGGCTGTGGTTGGACTGCTAGAGTCCCTGTTGACCGCTACGTTAATTGATGATTTAACGGACACGTCGAGCGACAAGAATCGGGAGATGAAAGGTCAGGGGCTTGCAAACATCGTTACAGGCTTTTTTGGAGGCATGGCGGGGTGTGCTATGATCGGTCAGTCGATGATTAACATTAAATCTGGAGGACGAACACGCTTATCTACTTTGGTATCGGGAGTAGGACTGTTATTTCTCATCATCGTGCTAGGGGATGTCGTTAAGGCGATTCCTATGGCGGCGCTAGTAGGCGTGATGTTCATGGTCTGCATAGGTACTTTCGATTGGGGTTATTTAAAAGGCATGCGCCGAAAAATCCCGTATTCGGACGGGTTTGTTATGGTAATTACTGTTGCGGCTGTAGTAGCCACGAATAATTTATCTATCGGTGTCGGGATTGGCGTATTGCTCAGCGCACTTATTTTTGCCTGGAGAATGGCTAAGATCCGTATCGCTTCAGAGGAGCAGGCGGGTATGAAGAAATATACGGTGAAAGGCCAGATGTTCTTCGGAACTGTTACGGGCTTCTTGAATGAATTTGACGCCGTGAATGATCCGGAGCAAATTACTATCGATTTCACGAAATCCCATGTGTGGGATCATTCGGCAGTACAGGCGATCTCCAAGGTCATCGCGAAGTATCAGGATCAGAATAAAGAAGTGCAGATTATAGGGCTGAATAAAGAAAGCACAGAACTTGTGCAACGAATTGGATTATTCGTTGCGGGCAAACAGACCTAA
- a CDS encoding TetR/AcrR family transcriptional regulator, with translation MAPRPGLDANIVLMAAVEIANRQGVQAVTLASVAASLGVRSPSLYNHIRGLEELRARLALYALEQLYSKVNEAAAGLRGRKGVEQFAYTYIRFAREHPGLYESAQLVPQGLNEKELKEAGQRIVDLVLQLLEPFELSREDALHAVRGLRSLIHGFASLEQLGGFGLPLSLEKSLDFNLRIFLTGLEQ, from the coding sequence ATGGCACCAAGACCCGGGCTTGATGCAAATATTGTATTGATGGCTGCAGTGGAAATTGCCAATCGGCAGGGAGTTCAGGCCGTAACGTTAGCCTCGGTCGCCGCATCCCTAGGCGTACGCTCGCCATCGTTGTATAATCACATTCGGGGGCTGGAGGAATTGAGAGCACGGCTTGCTTTATACGCTTTGGAACAACTCTATAGTAAAGTGAACGAAGCGGCTGCTGGTCTAAGGGGAAGGAAGGGAGTTGAGCAATTTGCTTATACCTATATCCGTTTTGCACGGGAGCACCCAGGACTCTATGAAAGCGCCCAACTCGTCCCGCAAGGGCTGAACGAGAAGGAGCTTAAGGAGGCCGGCCAGCGCATTGTTGATTTGGTACTTCAGCTTCTAGAGCCTTTTGAGCTGTCACGGGAGGATGCCCTGCATGCCGTTCGCGGATTGCGGAGTCTTATTCATGGCTTTGCCTCGCTTGAGCAGTTGGGAGGCTTTGGCTTGCCATTGTCACTGGAGAAGAGCCTGGATTTTAATTTGCGTATTTTTCTAACCGGGCTGGAGCAATAA
- a CDS encoding response regulator transcription factor, with protein sequence MNHLKGVKILLVDDEPHIVQFLELGLINEGYEVRIAHDGLNAINLAAEFQPHIIVLDVMMPGMDGWEVCRLLKKSGMHTSIIMLTAKDEVEDRVKGLTIGADDYVVKPFSFEELLARIGARLRNQFPALLGEVTIGPFRLNDKKKEFIFHEQVLELSPTEYELLKYLVINHGIVLSKTTILDKVWGYDFGGEENIVEVYIRSLRDKLNDKEHRLIRTLRGAGYRVDI encoded by the coding sequence ATGAATCACTTAAAGGGAGTCAAAATATTACTGGTCGACGACGAGCCCCATATCGTTCAGTTTCTAGAGCTTGGACTCATCAACGAAGGATACGAGGTGCGAATTGCGCATGACGGACTTAACGCTATTAATCTGGCTGCGGAATTTCAGCCTCATATCATCGTCCTCGATGTCATGATGCCCGGCATGGATGGGTGGGAAGTTTGTCGACTGCTGAAAAAAAGCGGCATGCACACCTCCATCATTATGCTGACCGCCAAGGATGAAGTGGAAGACCGGGTCAAAGGGCTGACGATCGGTGCGGATGATTACGTCGTCAAACCGTTCAGCTTCGAGGAGCTGTTGGCTCGCATTGGCGCTCGACTACGCAATCAATTCCCGGCCCTGCTCGGAGAAGTTACAATAGGGCCTTTCCGTTTAAATGACAAGAAGAAGGAATTTATATTCCACGAGCAAGTACTGGAGCTCTCTCCGACAGAGTACGAGCTGCTCAAATATCTTGTGATTAATCATGGTATCGTGCTGAGTAAAACGACCATTTTGGATAAAGTATGGGGATACGATTTCGGTGGTGAAGAAAACATCGTCGAGGTGTACATCCGGTCATTGCGCGATAAATTAAACGACAAAGAACACCGGCTCATTCGAACATTGCGCGGAGCCGGGTACCGGGTCGATATATGA
- a CDS encoding PAS domain S-box protein yields the protein MNIREDGRQLICANEEEISNQGESGYSMGLLLKKSSSEFNRAQFYGQILHHARDIVYCCNEEGICEYISPSVELALGYTPEELLGTPYMELCHPDDRTLPTGRELIRSEGIIELRLKHKDGKYIWFEFNTTLLREESEQVLVLAIGRDISKWKNEQASLSETMRTALIGSWEWEIANDRVVLFDYVYEMFNLKKGSVATSSELVALMQDTERERFMEAVQQALVQGKLDFELQYKQDDGTIGYYCLKGIVFYDDYKNAIKMNGTVQDITERKNIDRKIQETVERYTSLKKYNHDAVFSLDLEGNIINANVMAEKMTGYTIGEMAGKSFSRFIGEKHVKRILKDAINDSSIEKLIDKLQSKQGGIVEVLTTIAPIMVNHENVGFYIIAKDITEQKRLLIAKEAAESTNKAKSEFLAMMSHEIRTPMNGVIGMTDLLLETTELDNTQREYLDIIRKSGDTLLNIINDILDFAKIESGKTILHQELFDIRKCISETLDVFTPRATEKGLEMEYDVHPGVPEELVGDPDRLKQVFLNLVGNAVKFTFNGRVSISVDVVERQAGYVRLKIKVKDTGIGIPQDKISQLFEPFSQLDHFMTRNYEGTGLGLAITKRLIKLMDGDIRIEPTEGQGATFAFHIALQEPTKEHIPDNGVEGDSSDKAHALALKVLVAEDNEINQIVLRKMLERLGHQITIVSNGIEVIQKIAYEAFDLIFMDVHMPELNGLDTTRVIKETVPPDKWPIIIAVTANALKGDRENCLNAGMDDYISKPIQSSTIAEIIAKYFG from the coding sequence ATGAACATCAGAGAAGATGGACGGCAGCTTATTTGTGCAAATGAAGAAGAGATTTCAAATCAGGGTGAATCCGGTTACAGTATGGGTCTACTCCTAAAGAAATCCAGTTCGGAATTCAATCGAGCCCAGTTTTACGGACAGATTTTACACCATGCGCGAGATATCGTTTATTGTTGCAATGAGGAAGGGATCTGTGAGTATATCTCGCCATCCGTAGAGTTGGCTCTCGGTTATACTCCAGAGGAATTGCTAGGCACTCCTTATATGGAGCTATGTCATCCCGATGATCGGACTCTCCCTACTGGGCGCGAATTGATTCGGAGTGAAGGAATTATCGAGCTCCGGCTTAAGCATAAAGACGGGAAGTACATATGGTTTGAGTTTAATACTACTCTGCTTAGGGAAGAGTCGGAGCAAGTGCTTGTTCTGGCTATCGGGCGGGATATTTCAAAGTGGAAGAATGAGCAGGCGAGCCTGTCTGAAACGATGCGTACCGCATTAATTGGCAGTTGGGAATGGGAGATTGCCAACGACCGGGTAGTTCTTTTCGATTATGTGTATGAAATGTTTAATCTTAAGAAGGGATCCGTGGCCACTTCCTCCGAACTCGTCGCTCTCATGCAGGATACGGAACGGGAGCGGTTTATGGAGGCGGTTCAGCAGGCGCTGGTCCAAGGAAAGCTCGACTTTGAGCTTCAATACAAACAGGATGATGGGACGATTGGCTACTATTGTCTCAAGGGTATTGTATTTTATGATGATTACAAAAACGCCATCAAAATGAATGGGACTGTGCAGGACATCACAGAGCGCAAAAACATAGATCGCAAAATTCAGGAGACCGTCGAGCGTTATACCTCACTGAAGAAGTACAATCATGATGCCGTGTTCTCCCTGGATTTAGAGGGGAATATCATCAATGCCAACGTCATGGCTGAGAAAATGACCGGCTACACGATTGGGGAGATGGCTGGCAAAAGCTTCTCGCGATTTATCGGAGAGAAGCATGTCAAGCGTATTCTGAAAGATGCGATTAATGACTCGAGCATTGAGAAGCTGATCGATAAGCTGCAGAGTAAGCAAGGCGGGATCGTTGAGGTTCTAACGACGATAGCTCCGATCATGGTTAATCATGAGAACGTGGGCTTCTATATTATCGCGAAGGATATTACAGAACAGAAGAGATTGCTCATTGCCAAGGAAGCAGCGGAAAGCACGAACAAGGCAAAGAGCGAATTTCTGGCCATGATGAGCCATGAAATCCGCACGCCAATGAATGGGGTCATCGGTATGACGGATTTACTCCTGGAGACGACAGAACTGGATAACACCCAGAGAGAATACCTGGATATTATTCGTAAGAGCGGCGATACCTTGCTGAACATTATTAATGACATTCTCGATTTTGCCAAAATCGAATCCGGTAAAACTATTCTGCATCAAGAATTATTCGATATCCGCAAGTGCATTTCCGAGACGCTGGACGTGTTTACGCCAAGGGCCACCGAGAAGGGGCTGGAGATGGAATACGATGTCCATCCTGGTGTCCCGGAAGAACTAGTTGGCGATCCCGATCGTCTGAAGCAGGTATTCCTCAATTTGGTCGGGAATGCGGTGAAATTTACCTTTAACGGTAGAGTCTCTATATCGGTTGATGTCGTGGAGAGACAAGCGGGATACGTCAGATTGAAGATCAAAGTCAAGGATACCGGAATTGGCATACCGCAGGATAAAATATCCCAATTATTCGAACCCTTCTCCCAGCTTGATCATTTCATGACGCGTAACTATGAGGGAACAGGGTTGGGATTGGCGATTACCAAACGGCTGATCAAGCTGATGGATGGGGATATTCGGATTGAGCCTACGGAGGGGCAGGGCGCCACATTTGCATTCCATATTGCTCTACAGGAGCCGACCAAGGAACATATTCCCGATAACGGAGTCGAGGGAGACAGTTCGGACAAAGCGCATGCCCTAGCGCTCAAAGTTCTTGTTGCCGAAGATAATGAAATTAACCAGATCGTGTTAAGGAAAATGCTGGAACGCCTTGGACATCAAATTACGATTGTCTCGAACGGTATTGAAGTCATTCAGAAAATCGCTTATGAAGCGTTTGATCTCATTTTCATGGATGTTCACATGCCTGAGCTGAATGGACTTGATACAACACGGGTCATAAAGGAGACTGTACCTCCGGACAAATGGCCGATTATCATCGCCGTTACTGCTAACGCATTAAAGGGTGACAGAGAGAACTGCTTGAACGCTGGAATGGACGATTATATTAGTAAGCCGATCCAAAGTTCGACTATAGCGGAGATTATAGCTAAATATTTCGGATGA
- a CDS encoding MBL fold metallo-hydrolase → MRVLQRKYIWQLTFLPRLFPVNCYLIEEEESITLVDAALPYSAAGISKVIEDRGKPLTRIVLTHAHDDHVGALDRLKARYPEAKVYISEREARLLAGDRSLQAGEPQTKIRGGVPSGVKTRADVLVHEGDSIGSLLVIATPGHTPGSISLLDTRTKALLAGDSFHTRGGLTVTGHLRWAFPFPALATWSKETALASANKLTDYQPTLLATGHGELLLDPTEEMQKALIAARRQLKVKS, encoded by the coding sequence ATGAGAGTGCTTCAGCGTAAATATATATGGCAACTGACGTTTTTGCCCAGGTTGTTTCCGGTAAATTGTTATTTAATTGAGGAAGAGGAGAGTATTACATTAGTGGATGCTGCTCTTCCATATAGTGCGGCCGGGATTTCGAAGGTGATTGAAGATAGAGGCAAGCCGTTGACTCGCATCGTATTGACCCATGCCCACGATGATCATGTAGGGGCACTGGACAGACTGAAGGCGAGATACCCTGAAGCCAAGGTATATATTTCAGAACGCGAGGCGAGGCTGCTTGCCGGAGACCGCAGTCTTCAGGCTGGTGAGCCGCAGACCAAGATTCGAGGAGGCGTGCCCAGTGGCGTTAAGACCCGTGCTGATGTTCTCGTCCATGAGGGCGATAGTATCGGCTCACTACTTGTCATTGCTACTCCCGGGCATACACCGGGCTCGATCTCGCTGCTGGATACAAGGACGAAAGCGCTGCTCGCCGGAGATTCTTTCCACACACGCGGGGGGCTTACGGTGACTGGACATCTTCGCTGGGCCTTCCCGTTTCCGGCACTGGCGACGTGGAGCAAGGAGACCGCGCTTGCCAGCGCAAACAAGTTGACCGATTATCAGCCGACTCTGCTTGCTACAGGGCATGGGGAGTTGTTGCTTGACCCGACAGAGGAGATGCAGAAGGCTCTAATCGCTGCAAGGCGACAATTGAAGGTGAAAAGTTAA
- a CDS encoding MFS transporter: MLHRGIRQELADGFRYVWGSKVLKVLGATFAIAGFAIGTIQTLGLFIVTERLGQPKEFLQFLMMVNGIAMFIGGIVIMTLTKKFAPQLLLAFGLTVSALCIIGMGFSTSIPLTLTLQFINGLTFPCIQIGINTMILQWTEQSYVGRVNGVLSPMFMGMMVIMISLAGLLKKAFPLVGIYTVSGIFMLLGALILIPIFKHKPSPLTAGSGSDEDTASSAIV, translated from the coding sequence TTGTTACACAGGGGCATCCGCCAGGAGCTGGCTGATGGTTTTCGCTACGTATGGGGCAGCAAAGTTCTCAAGGTGCTGGGGGCAACCTTTGCCATTGCCGGCTTTGCGATCGGAACGATTCAGACCCTCGGGCTGTTCATCGTAACGGAAAGATTAGGCCAGCCAAAGGAGTTCCTGCAGTTCCTGATGATGGTCAACGGAATTGCTATGTTCATAGGCGGTATCGTAATCATGACGCTGACGAAAAAATTCGCGCCGCAGCTGCTTCTTGCCTTCGGCTTAACCGTCAGTGCCCTATGTATTATCGGTATGGGCTTCTCCACCAGTATTCCTTTGACCTTAACCTTGCAGTTTATCAACGGCCTTACTTTTCCATGCATTCAAATCGGCATCAATACGATGATTCTTCAATGGACAGAGCAATCTTATGTCGGCAGGGTAAACGGCGTACTCAGTCCGATGTTTATGGGGATGATGGTCATTATGATATCTCTTGCCGGACTGTTAAAAAAAGCTTTCCCCCTCGTCGGAATTTACACTGTATCGGGTATTTTCATGCTCCTCGGAGCACTGATTCTTATCCCGATCTTTAAACATAAGCCTTCTCCGCTCACGGCAGGCTCCGGCTCGGATGAAGATACGGCTTCGAGTGCAATCGTATAG
- the def gene encoding peptide deformylase translates to MSKFNRDYLITMDDIVREGNDILRVVTEPVSIPPTEEDQEEMAAMLQFLKNSQDPELSKKYKLRAGVGLSANQIGLNKRMFAAYLTDERGESKEYALYNPKIISHSEAMIYLPESEGCLSVDRSVQGFVPRYEKVQIKAYDGDGNELKLRFKGFDAIVMQHEMDHLNGIMFYDHIDKENPYKLPTGVPIASLY, encoded by the coding sequence ATGAGTAAATTCAATAGAGATTATTTGATTACCATGGACGATATCGTAAGAGAGGGAAATGACATTCTACGGGTGGTGACCGAGCCCGTCAGCATTCCTCCGACAGAGGAGGATCAGGAAGAGATGGCGGCGATGCTGCAGTTTTTGAAAAATAGTCAAGATCCCGAGCTGTCCAAGAAATACAAGCTTCGGGCAGGCGTCGGTTTATCAGCCAATCAGATTGGCCTCAATAAACGGATGTTCGCGGCATATCTTACCGATGAGCGCGGGGAATCCAAGGAATATGCGCTTTATAATCCGAAGATCATTAGCCATTCGGAAGCGATGATCTATTTGCCGGAGAGCGAGGGCTGCCTGTCTGTCGACCGTTCGGTGCAGGGGTTTGTCCCGCGATATGAGAAGGTGCAGATCAAGGCTTATGACGGTGACGGCAACGAGTTGAAGCTGCGGTTTAAGGGATTTGACGCGATCGTCATGCAGCATGAAATGGATCATTTGAACGGAATCATGTTCTATGACCATATCGATAAAGAGAATCCCTACAAGCTGCCGACTGGCGTACCTATAGCAAGCCTGTATTAG
- a CDS encoding YqkE family protein, which yields MAKRRNAKPTAATAGDKPTTLKDLLGADTISKLKEQAEGLRREEEERKAAARKQAEEARKAEQKRLENDFEHLLNNSDMDWHKYK from the coding sequence ATGGCGAAGAGAAGAAATGCGAAACCTACCGCTGCTACCGCCGGCGACAAGCCCACAACGCTTAAAGATCTGCTCGGAGCGGATACGATCAGCAAGCTCAAAGAACAGGCAGAGGGCTTGAGGCGCGAAGAAGAGGAGCGCAAGGCTGCGGCCAGGAAGCAGGCTGAAGAGGCTCGCAAGGCGGAGCAAAAAAGATTGGAGAACGATTTCGAGCATTTGCTGAATAACAGTGATATGGACTGGCATAAATACAAGTAA